One genomic region from Listeria monocytogenes encodes:
- the accD gene encoding acetyl-CoA carboxylase, carboxyltransferase subunit beta, translating to MLGDLFTKPKKRKYATIPSDGTKADVPEGIMTKCPECKKIMYTKELQKNLMVCNYCGFHHPIGAKARIDMLVDEGSFEEIDANLTTANPLGFEDYMDRIEKDKQKSGLNEAIVTGHATIGGNPLVIAVMDSRFRMASMGSVVGEKILRAVEDADKTNKPFVIFTASGGARMQEGMLSLMQMAKTSAAFKRFSNHGGLVITVMTHPTTGGVSASFASLGDYNFAEPGALIGFAGRRVIEQTVREELPEDFQTAEFLLKHGQLDDCISRLDLQNKLSFILSIHVKTPEVGGEADGE from the coding sequence TTGCTAGGAGACTTGTTTACAAAACCAAAAAAGAGAAAATATGCCACAATCCCTTCTGATGGAACGAAAGCAGATGTTCCAGAAGGTATTATGACAAAATGTCCAGAATGTAAAAAAATAATGTATACCAAAGAATTGCAAAAAAATCTTATGGTATGTAATTATTGTGGTTTTCACCATCCAATTGGGGCAAAAGCACGAATCGATATGCTTGTTGATGAAGGCTCTTTTGAAGAAATTGATGCTAATTTAACGACAGCAAATCCACTTGGTTTTGAAGATTATATGGATCGAATTGAGAAAGATAAGCAAAAATCTGGTTTAAATGAAGCCATTGTTACTGGTCATGCTACTATTGGCGGTAATCCACTTGTTATTGCAGTGATGGATTCTCGTTTTAGAATGGCAAGTATGGGCTCTGTTGTCGGTGAAAAAATTCTTCGTGCTGTGGAAGATGCTGATAAAACAAATAAACCATTTGTTATTTTCACTGCATCCGGCGGTGCGCGTATGCAAGAAGGGATGCTTTCGCTTATGCAAATGGCAAAAACTTCGGCTGCATTCAAGCGATTTAGCAACCATGGTGGGCTTGTTATTACGGTAATGACACACCCAACTACGGGCGGAGTTTCTGCTAGTTTTGCATCACTTGGAGATTATAACTTTGCAGAACCAGGAGCACTTATTGGTTTTGCAGGTCGCCGAGTGATTGAACAAACCGTTCGTGAAGAATTACCAGAAGACTTCCAAACGGCGGAATTCTTATTAAAGCACGGGCAACTAGATGACTGTATTTCACGCCTTGATTTGCAAAATAAATTAAGTTTTATTTTAAGCATTCACGTGAAAACACCTGAAGTAGGAGGTGAAGCGGATGGCGAATGA
- the dnaE gene encoding DNA polymerase III subunit alpha has translation MGFVHLQVASAYDLLSSTASIDKLIAKAKEYHYPALAITDKNVLYGVVEFYQKCLAADIKPIIGMTVTIQGYLNPINSYELILIAESTAGYHQLLKIASAIQTREEGPELPQSWLRAYSSDLIVISPGAKGEIERLLMEEDREGALEVYANLVEIFGKESVYLSAQKENPRLFAKIETFSSEENVPVVATKNVQYLEPKDAQAKEVLTAIRDNRTVDWTTLPLAGPNYFTSQDEMERDWQTAFEKQACLETGELANRCHVEIALDQHLLPRFPLNEGQNASDVLRQTAFAGLKERNLLGMEYQERLEYELKVITEMGFADYFLIVWDVIRYSREAGVLTGPGRGSAAGSLVSYALRITDVDPIRYNLLFERFLNPERITMPDIDLDFPDNRRDEVISYVVSKYGEAHVAQIGTFGTLAAKAAIRDTARSFGLNSVLLSEWSKLIPSQLGITLQKALQESPRLENHIKSSKENEMIWEVACQLEGLPRHISTHAAGIVISDKPLVEQVALQLGSGDARLTQFAMGELEKIGLLKMDFLGLRNLSLLDRVLKSVNYTRETPLTLADISLEDKKTLKLFQTGDTTGVFQFESDGIRRVLRKLKPTSFEDVVAVDALYRPGPMEQIDTFIARKHGKEKIQYPHPDLASILEVTYGVIVYQEQIIQVANQMAGFSLGEADLLRRAVSKKKADVLNEERIHFVEGAKSKGYSEASANQVYDMIVQFANYGFNRSHAAAYSKIAFQLAYLKAHFPAAFMSSLLSSVFGNDDKISQYITEAKNYGISMLAPSINHSNYYFQMENETSIRYSFRVIRKVPTKFILEIINERKKAPFRDFFDFCERMPHKMLSETVLEALVFSGCFDEFGEDRATILATIDAVLQYISLLGEDSKGMNLFAEDDEFLKKMKPRYRKTAPISIDEKLEKEKLYTGQYVSAHPVSYYQNKLQNLAITRLANLSSGKNYQVAAYVHEVKSIRTKKGETMCFLTISDDSKELSAVMFPECYRKFANFAQKGEILFLQVKADTRNGELQLIINKAEDLKEIKAPVRLFLKLTEPQQMEQIKPILARYKGDSKVIVHQAITKQTAELKNIQVTPSNELQEALGELLGKENVVIK, from the coding sequence GTGGGGTTTGTTCATTTACAAGTTGCGAGCGCTTATGATTTGCTATCTAGTACAGCGTCCATCGATAAGCTAATCGCTAAAGCAAAAGAATACCATTATCCAGCCTTAGCAATTACGGATAAAAATGTACTTTACGGAGTAGTCGAGTTTTATCAAAAGTGTTTAGCGGCGGATATAAAACCAATTATCGGGATGACGGTGACAATACAAGGTTACTTAAATCCAATTAATTCATATGAGTTGATATTAATTGCGGAATCAACCGCTGGATATCACCAGTTATTAAAAATCGCGAGTGCTATTCAAACGCGCGAAGAAGGACCGGAATTACCACAAAGCTGGTTACGAGCTTATAGCAGCGATTTGATTGTTATTTCACCTGGTGCCAAAGGAGAAATCGAACGACTTCTGATGGAGGAGGATCGCGAGGGAGCACTAGAAGTTTATGCAAATTTAGTCGAAATTTTTGGTAAAGAATCTGTTTATTTATCTGCCCAAAAAGAAAATCCACGTCTTTTCGCAAAAATAGAAACTTTTTCTTCAGAAGAAAATGTACCGGTTGTTGCGACGAAAAATGTACAATATTTAGAGCCAAAAGATGCGCAAGCGAAAGAAGTTTTAACGGCCATTCGTGATAATCGAACAGTTGACTGGACGACTTTGCCACTTGCCGGACCAAACTACTTTACCTCGCAAGATGAAATGGAACGTGACTGGCAAACAGCTTTCGAAAAGCAAGCGTGTCTTGAAACGGGAGAACTCGCAAACCGTTGTCATGTCGAAATTGCTCTGGATCAACATTTATTACCAAGATTTCCGTTAAATGAAGGACAAAATGCATCAGATGTTTTGCGTCAAACAGCCTTTGCGGGATTAAAAGAACGAAATTTACTAGGGATGGAATATCAGGAACGCTTAGAATATGAATTGAAAGTTATTACAGAGATGGGGTTTGCAGATTACTTTCTGATAGTTTGGGATGTTATTCGTTATTCGCGTGAGGCAGGAGTTTTAACAGGTCCAGGTCGGGGTTCTGCGGCGGGGTCCCTTGTTTCCTATGCACTTAGAATTACGGATGTAGACCCGATTCGATACAATTTGCTGTTTGAGCGATTTTTAAACCCAGAACGTATCACGATGCCCGATATTGATTTGGATTTTCCAGATAATCGCCGGGATGAAGTGATTTCGTATGTGGTATCTAAATACGGAGAAGCACATGTGGCGCAAATTGGCACATTTGGAACATTGGCTGCTAAAGCGGCGATTCGTGATACTGCACGGAGTTTTGGCTTGAATTCCGTACTATTATCAGAATGGTCTAAGTTAATTCCGAGTCAATTAGGCATTACGCTGCAAAAAGCATTGCAAGAAAGTCCGCGTTTAGAAAATCATATTAAAAGTTCAAAAGAAAACGAAATGATTTGGGAAGTTGCTTGTCAGCTGGAAGGCTTGCCGCGTCATATTTCAACGCATGCAGCGGGGATAGTAATTAGTGATAAGCCACTCGTAGAACAAGTTGCGCTACAATTGGGTAGTGGAGACGCACGTTTGACCCAGTTTGCCATGGGAGAATTAGAGAAGATTGGCTTACTTAAAATGGATTTTCTAGGACTTAGAAATCTTAGTTTACTCGATCGTGTTTTGAAATCAGTCAATTATACTAGAGAAACTCCGTTAACATTAGCAGATATTTCTTTAGAGGATAAAAAAACATTGAAACTATTCCAAACAGGCGACACGACAGGGGTATTCCAATTTGAGTCAGATGGGATTCGCCGCGTGCTCCGAAAATTAAAGCCAACTTCTTTTGAAGATGTTGTGGCAGTAGATGCGCTTTATCGTCCGGGTCCAATGGAACAAATTGATACGTTTATCGCTAGAAAACACGGAAAAGAAAAAATTCAGTACCCTCATCCAGATTTAGCGTCTATTTTAGAAGTGACATACGGCGTTATCGTTTACCAAGAACAAATTATTCAAGTGGCAAACCAAATGGCTGGATTTTCTCTTGGAGAAGCAGATTTGTTAAGACGAGCTGTTAGCAAGAAGAAAGCGGATGTCCTAAACGAGGAGCGGATTCACTTTGTAGAAGGCGCTAAGAGTAAAGGCTATTCAGAAGCTAGCGCTAACCAAGTATATGATATGATTGTCCAATTCGCGAACTACGGTTTCAACAGAAGTCACGCAGCGGCCTATTCAAAAATCGCTTTTCAATTAGCTTACTTAAAAGCACATTTTCCAGCCGCGTTCATGTCATCACTTCTCAGCTCAGTTTTCGGAAACGATGACAAAATTTCCCAATACATTACAGAAGCAAAAAACTACGGAATTAGCATGTTAGCGCCAAGCATCAACCATAGTAACTACTACTTCCAAATGGAAAATGAGACATCTATTCGTTATAGTTTCCGTGTTATTCGTAAAGTGCCAACCAAATTTATTTTAGAAATTATTAACGAACGAAAAAAAGCGCCTTTCCGAGATTTCTTTGATTTTTGTGAAAGAATGCCACATAAAATGCTCTCAGAAACTGTTTTAGAAGCACTCGTATTTTCTGGTTGTTTTGACGAATTTGGTGAAGACCGGGCAACGATTTTGGCAACAATTGATGCGGTATTACAATATATCTCGTTACTCGGTGAAGATTCGAAAGGGATGAATCTTTTCGCGGAAGATGACGAATTTTTGAAGAAGATGAAACCGAGATATCGGAAAACCGCACCCATTTCAATTGATGAAAAGCTGGAGAAAGAAAAATTATACACTGGGCAATACGTTTCAGCGCATCCAGTATCGTACTATCAAAATAAATTACAAAACCTTGCTATTACAAGACTTGCAAATCTTTCTTCCGGCAAAAATTATCAAGTGGCTGCTTATGTACACGAAGTCAAATCAATTAGAACAAAAAAAGGCGAAACGATGTGCTTTTTAACAATTAGTGATGATTCAAAAGAATTGAGCGCCGTTATGTTTCCGGAATGTTACCGTAAATTCGCTAACTTTGCACAAAAAGGAGAGATCCTCTTTTTGCAAGTGAAAGCAGATACGAGAAACGGGGAACTCCAATTAATTATTAATAAAGCAGAAGATTTAAAAGAAATTAAAGCCCCGGTACGATTATTCCTAAAATTAACGGAACCACAGCAAATGGAACAAATTAAGCCGATTTTAGCGCGTTATAAAGGCGACAGTAAGGTCATTGTGCATCAAGCGATAACGAAACAAACTGCTGAACTGAAAAATATTCAAGTAACGCCATCAAATGAGCTGCAAGAAGCTTTAGGAGAGTTGCTTGGTAAAGAGAATGTAGTTATTAAGTAA